In the genome of Kitasatospora cathayae, one region contains:
- a CDS encoding ABC transporter substrate-binding protein, which translates to MRRSRTVALTAAAAAAVLVITGCSSSSKSGSGSSSSSAGSNDASGGGADAATKQIVNASDKKGGTVTFEMKGTPDSLDPGNTYYAYIYNFSRLYARPLTTFNPAAGADGNKLVPDLAESMGQPSADGLTWTYKLRAGLKYDDGTPITSKDVKYAVERSNYAPEVNSNGPTYFHDLLVDNPTPYQGPYKDKTGDLKSIETPDDTTIVFHLQHPFADFDYLVSAPQTAPVPQAKDTGADYVKHIVSSGTYKFETYEDGKQAVLVPNTNWDKSTDPIRKQLSDKIVLKMNIDQATIDKDLLAGNAQVDLVGGGVDPQTQAQILRDPKLKAKTDNAYGGRLVYMAINTKVAPFDNIDCRKAVQYAIDKVAVQTALGGPIRGQVANTVLPPDIPGHQDFNLYETPGNKGDQAKAKDSLKACGKDGGFSTVLTARTERATEVAAATQIQAQLKNVGINVEIQQFPQGKYLTDSAGAPQFTQDHNIGLMMMQWGADWPTGYGFLQQIVDGRAIKPSGNSNLAQLNDPAVNKMIDDAAVNPDKAAREKIYADIDKKVMESAVYVPLTDYKVFLYRPDSATNLASNPAWSGEYDYLNIGTTK; encoded by the coding sequence ATGCGTAGGTCCCGTACCGTCGCGTTGACCGCCGCGGCCGCCGCCGCGGTCCTGGTCATCACCGGCTGCTCGTCCAGCTCGAAGAGCGGCAGCGGCTCGTCCTCCTCCTCGGCCGGCTCCAACGACGCGAGCGGCGGTGGTGCCGACGCGGCCACCAAACAGATCGTCAACGCCTCGGACAAGAAGGGCGGGACGGTCACCTTCGAGATGAAGGGCACCCCGGACTCGCTCGACCCGGGCAACACCTACTACGCGTACATCTACAACTTCTCGCGCCTGTACGCCCGTCCGCTGACCACCTTCAACCCGGCCGCCGGCGCGGACGGCAACAAGCTGGTCCCGGACCTCGCCGAGTCGATGGGCCAGCCCAGCGCGGACGGCCTGACCTGGACGTACAAGCTGCGCGCCGGCCTGAAGTACGACGACGGCACCCCGATCACCTCCAAGGACGTCAAGTACGCCGTGGAGCGCTCGAACTACGCGCCCGAGGTGAACTCCAACGGCCCGACGTACTTCCACGACCTGCTGGTCGACAACCCGACGCCGTACCAGGGTCCGTACAAGGACAAGACCGGCGACCTGAAGTCGATCGAGACCCCGGACGACACCACGATCGTCTTCCACCTGCAGCACCCCTTCGCCGACTTCGACTACCTGGTCAGCGCCCCGCAGACCGCGCCGGTCCCGCAGGCCAAGGACACCGGTGCCGACTACGTGAAGCACATCGTGTCCTCCGGCACCTACAAGTTCGAGACCTACGAGGACGGCAAGCAGGCCGTCCTGGTGCCGAACACCAACTGGGACAAGAGCACCGATCCGATCCGCAAGCAGCTGTCGGACAAGATCGTGCTCAAGATGAACATCGACCAGGCCACCATCGACAAGGACCTGCTGGCCGGCAACGCCCAGGTCGACCTGGTGGGCGGCGGCGTCGACCCGCAGACCCAGGCGCAGATCCTGCGCGACCCGAAGCTCAAGGCCAAGACCGACAACGCCTACGGCGGCCGCCTGGTCTACATGGCGATCAACACCAAGGTCGCGCCGTTCGACAACATCGACTGCCGCAAGGCCGTCCAGTACGCGATCGACAAGGTCGCGGTGCAGACCGCGCTCGGCGGCCCGATCCGCGGCCAGGTGGCCAACACCGTGCTCCCGCCGGACATCCCGGGCCACCAGGACTTCAACCTGTACGAGACCCCGGGCAACAAGGGCGACCAGGCCAAGGCCAAGGACTCGCTGAAGGCCTGCGGCAAGGACGGCGGCTTCAGCACCGTCCTGACCGCCCGCACCGAGCGCGCGACCGAGGTCGCCGCGGCCACCCAGATCCAGGCGCAGCTGAAGAACGTCGGCATCAACGTCGAGATCCAGCAGTTCCCGCAGGGCAAGTACCTGACCGACTCGGCCGGCGCGCCGCAGTTCACCCAGGACCACAACATCGGTCTGATGATGATGCAGTGGGGTGCCGACTGGCCGACCGGCTACGGCTTCCTGCAGCAGATCGTCGACGGCCGCGCGATCAAGCCGTCCGGCAACAGCAACCTGGCCCAGCTGAACGACCCGGCCGTCAACAAGATGATCGACGACGCCGCCGTCAACCCGGACAAGGCCGCCCGCGAGAAGATCTACGCCGACAT
- a CDS encoding ABC transporter permease, whose protein sequence is MTAPMTTAGNEPEAPASPSPAKTIEGRSLGRIAWTRFKRDKAAVAGGIVVILLILLAVLAGPIESVFGLDPDASNTDLLDADLGGIPLGDWGGMSGDHPLGVDPLQGRDLLARVIDGSWVSLLVAFGATVLSNTLGTVLGVMAGYYGGWVDTLISRLMDVFLAFPLLLFAIAISASLQGGAFGLHGLPLHILVLIFVIGFFNWPYMGRIVRGQTLSLREREFVHAARSLGARGPFILFKELLPNLVGPILVYSTLLIPTNILFEAGLSFLGVGIQPPQSSWGGMLADAKNYYQVDPQYMVVPGLAIFITVLAFNLLGDGLRDALDPKSN, encoded by the coding sequence ATGACCGCACCCATGACAACCGCCGGGAACGAACCCGAGGCGCCCGCCTCCCCGAGCCCGGCCAAGACGATCGAGGGCCGCTCCCTCGGTCGGATCGCCTGGACCCGCTTCAAGCGGGACAAGGCCGCCGTCGCCGGCGGCATCGTGGTGATCCTGCTGATCCTCCTGGCCGTCCTGGCCGGGCCGATCGAGTCCGTGTTCGGGCTCGACCCCGACGCGTCGAACACCGACCTGCTGGACGCCGACCTCGGTGGAATCCCGCTCGGCGACTGGGGCGGGATGAGCGGGGACCACCCGCTCGGCGTCGACCCGCTGCAGGGCCGTGACCTGCTCGCCCGCGTGATCGACGGCTCCTGGGTCTCCCTGCTGGTCGCCTTCGGCGCGACCGTGCTGTCCAACACCCTCGGCACCGTGCTCGGCGTGATGGCCGGCTACTACGGCGGCTGGGTGGACACCCTGATCAGTCGGCTGATGGACGTCTTCCTGGCGTTCCCGCTGCTGCTGTTCGCCATCGCGATCTCCGCCTCGCTCCAGGGCGGCGCGTTCGGCCTGCACGGCCTCCCGCTGCACATCCTGGTGCTGATCTTCGTGATCGGCTTCTTCAACTGGCCCTACATGGGCCGGATCGTGCGCGGACAGACCCTCTCGCTGCGCGAGCGGGAGTTCGTCCACGCGGCCCGCAGCCTCGGCGCCCGCGGCCCCTTCATCCTGTTCAAGGAACTGCTGCCGAACCTGGTCGGCCCGATCCTGGTCTACTCGACGCTGCTGATCCCGACCAACATCCTCTTCGAGGCCGGTCTGAGCTTCCTCGGCGTCGGCATCCAGCCCCCGCAGTCCTCCTGGGGCGGCATGCTCGCCGACGCGAAGAACTACTACCAGGTGGACCCCCAGTACATGGTGGTCCCCGGCCTGGCGATCTTCATCACCGTGCTCGCGTTCAACCTGCTCGGCGACGGGCTGCGTGACGCCCTCGATCCCAAGAGCAACTGA
- a CDS encoding enhanced serine sensitivity protein SseB C-terminal domain-containing protein yields MSAVTGAGGAPGPWGQAPAGRPGADPGALEQALREVAPERWDAYERLLHALAEGQVWMLLWHGSPGSPDAQYGNMEISGHGYAPAVTSPEQLTASGWARAHEVISGREIAASLYRTRWGLWLNPHAPGGGVGVPWADLRRIAAGLDRLPAGPLKLSEPQVNAQQFFALLERQAGEVRAVRALRRAWVQPSVGEPYLAIGLDLYESSPPAVEAVRALMQRAIAVAPEGLAVSTVAMSDEYDPVALWMRANARPFFDREAGRPPTGPYPPVPPPYPGQSMPGQPIPGQSMPGYAYGTQPPAPGWGRQPQQPQRPWPGYPGR; encoded by the coding sequence ATGAGTGCGGTAACGGGAGCGGGCGGGGCGCCGGGGCCCTGGGGCCAGGCACCGGCCGGGCGCCCGGGCGCGGATCCGGGCGCGTTGGAGCAGGCCCTGCGCGAGGTCGCGCCGGAGCGCTGGGACGCGTACGAGCGACTGCTGCACGCGCTGGCCGAGGGCCAGGTCTGGATGCTGCTGTGGCACGGCAGCCCGGGCAGTCCGGACGCCCAGTACGGGAACATGGAGATCAGCGGCCACGGCTACGCGCCGGCCGTCACCTCGCCCGAGCAGTTGACGGCCTCCGGCTGGGCCCGGGCCCACGAGGTCATCTCCGGGCGGGAGATCGCCGCCTCGCTGTACCGCACCCGCTGGGGCCTGTGGCTCAACCCGCACGCGCCGGGCGGCGGGGTCGGGGTGCCGTGGGCGGACCTGCGGCGGATCGCCGCGGGCCTGGACCGGCTGCCGGCCGGCCCCTTGAAGCTGAGCGAGCCGCAGGTGAACGCCCAGCAGTTCTTCGCGCTGCTGGAGCGGCAGGCGGGCGAGGTGCGCGCGGTCCGGGCGCTGCGCCGGGCCTGGGTGCAGCCGTCGGTGGGGGAGCCGTACCTGGCGATCGGCCTGGACCTGTACGAGAGTTCGCCGCCGGCGGTGGAGGCGGTGCGGGCGCTGATGCAGCGGGCGATCGCGGTGGCCCCGGAGGGGCTCGCGGTGTCCACGGTGGCGATGTCGGACGAGTACGACCCGGTGGCGCTGTGGATGCGCGCCAACGCGCGGCCGTTCTTCGACCGGGAGGCCGGTCGCCCGCCGACCGGCCCGTACCCGCCGGTGCCGCCGCCGTACCCGGGGCAGTCGATGCCGGGGCAGCCGATCCCCGGGCAGTCGATGCCGGGCTATGCCTACGGCACCCAGCCGCCGGCGCCGGGTTGGGGCCGGCAACCTCAGCAGCCCCAGCGGCCGTGGCCCGGATACCCGGGCCGCTGA